From Streptomyces cyaneogriseus subsp. noncyanogenus, the proteins below share one genomic window:
- a CDS encoding TetR family transcriptional regulator gives MRPAGTAKPAGTAHPAPRPGLRERKKRRTRDALLRAALELFTARGYERTTVDDIAEAADVSQRTFFRYFASKEEAAFFVSRLAEARFVDAVRARPPGEPPLEALRQSLAESWASIGEAIEQLVPLELHMRFYQVIETTPALLAAHLRRATELEEEIARVIAEREGLDVDADPRPRVVVAVFGAVMRVTERIWSARGEATLGALRDLTAAYLDQVEPALTGSWRRD, from the coding sequence GTGCGGCCCGCAGGTACCGCGAAGCCCGCGGGTACCGCGCACCCGGCGCCCCGGCCCGGCCTGCGCGAGCGCAAGAAGCGGCGCACCCGGGACGCGCTGCTGCGGGCCGCCCTGGAGCTGTTCACCGCGCGGGGGTACGAGCGGACGACCGTCGACGACATCGCCGAGGCCGCCGACGTCTCGCAGCGCACCTTCTTCCGCTATTTCGCCAGCAAGGAGGAGGCCGCGTTCTTCGTGTCGCGGCTGGCGGAGGCGCGCTTCGTCGACGCGGTGCGCGCCCGCCCCCCGGGCGAGCCGCCCCTGGAGGCGCTGCGGCAGTCCCTCGCCGAGAGCTGGGCCTCGATCGGAGAGGCCATCGAGCAGCTCGTGCCGCTGGAGCTGCACATGCGCTTCTACCAGGTGATCGAGACGACGCCCGCCCTGCTCGCCGCCCATCTGCGGCGCGCGACGGAGCTGGAGGAGGAGATCGCGCGGGTCATCGCCGAACGGGAGGGCCTGGACGTGGACGCCGACCCGCGCCCGCGCGTGGTGGTGGCCGTCTTCGGCGCGGTGATGCGGGTCACCGAACGGATCTGGTCCGCGAGGGGCGAGGCCACCCTCGGGGCCCTGCGCGATCTGACCGCGGCCTACCTCGACCAGGTGGAACCCGCGCTGACCGGGAGCTGGCGGAGGGACTGA
- a CDS encoding alpha/beta hydrolase, translated as MTSFDTSPQLFDTAPGLNVWRALLALAVVFVMLATTGWTALRTQRAATPLAASVGAWEHGRIDGRRLPDAQSAPARLARFFASLTEGQRAHLARRYPLAVGNMNGAPVELRYRANRVALGQARRTELARMHDSRLSPAGQQEAGRRVHRLASLLKPGRHILAFDPEGSGRVAEVFGDLDRADRVSVVVPGVDTDLLTFQRSERRYAAPAGMAEALYTAERRASPSTRTAVIAWADYTAPSGLGMDAATAMRADAGAVRLNALVRALPGEASVSLFCHSYGSVVCGRAARALPARVTDITVAGSPGMRAATASQLRTSARVWAMRDADDWIQDVPYLEVGGLGHGADPVSAAFGARVLSARGAEGHSGYFVPGTESLANFAEIGVGSYRSVACAHESGTCQTGLSAATSAGRA; from the coding sequence GTGACTTCCTTCGACACCTCCCCGCAACTGTTCGACACCGCCCCCGGGCTGAACGTGTGGCGTGCGCTGCTCGCCCTGGCGGTCGTGTTCGTGATGCTGGCGACCACCGGCTGGACCGCCCTGCGCACCCAGCGGGCGGCCACGCCGCTGGCCGCCTCGGTCGGCGCCTGGGAGCACGGCCGGATCGACGGCCGCCGGCTGCCGGACGCGCAGTCGGCCCCGGCCCGGCTGGCGCGGTTCTTCGCCTCGCTCACCGAGGGGCAGCGGGCCCACCTCGCCCGCCGCTATCCGCTCGCGGTCGGCAACATGAACGGCGCCCCCGTCGAGCTGCGCTACCGCGCCAACCGCGTCGCGCTCGGCCAGGCCCGCCGGACCGAGCTGGCGCGGATGCACGACAGCCGGCTCAGCCCGGCCGGGCAGCAGGAGGCGGGCCGCCGGGTGCACCGCCTGGCGTCGCTGCTGAAGCCCGGCCGGCACATCCTCGCCTTCGACCCGGAGGGCTCCGGCCGCGTCGCGGAGGTCTTCGGCGACCTGGACCGCGCCGACCGCGTCTCCGTGGTCGTCCCCGGTGTCGACACCGACCTGCTCACCTTCCAGCGCTCCGAGCGCCGGTACGCGGCGCCCGCCGGCATGGCCGAGGCGCTGTACACGGCCGAGCGCCGGGCGAGCCCCTCGACCCGGACGGCCGTGATCGCCTGGGCCGACTACACCGCGCCCAGCGGGCTGGGCATGGACGCGGCCACCGCGATGCGCGCCGACGCCGGGGCCGTCCGGCTGAACGCGCTGGTGCGCGCCCTGCCGGGGGAGGCGTCCGTCTCGCTGTTCTGCCACAGCTACGGCTCGGTGGTGTGCGGCCGGGCCGCTCGGGCGCTGCCCGCCCGGGTCACCGACATCACGGTGGCCGGCAGCCCCGGCATGCGCGCCGCGACGGCGTCCCAGTTGCGCACCTCGGCCCGGGTGTGGGCGATGCGGGACGCCGACGACTGGATCCAGGACGTGCCGTATCTGGAGGTCGGCGGGCTGGGCCACGGCGCCGACCCGGTGTCGGCGGCCTTCGGGGCGCGGGTGCTGTCGGCGCGCGGGGCCGAGGGGCACAGCGGCTACTTCGTCCCGGGGACGGAGAGCCTGGCCAACTTCGCCGAGATCGGCGTCGGCTCATACCGTTCGGTGGCCTGCGCCCATGAATCCGGCACATGCCAGACCGGTTTGTCCGCCGCGACATCGGCCGGACGCGCGTAG
- a CDS encoding DUF4429 domain-containing protein — translation MSRMGDVLAGFHATWEFESDSVLIRYERGIRTPKLLQVLGERRIPLRALADVTLTPGRRGTVVLRAEPRPGADPLMEAAAGQLKEACDPYRLVLPAERETLAEYYADELRARLTEEGPAERHLVAAPEPPRQFKAYDGKASFDGASVFFRWFWTGASSAKWKAGDQTFAVTDLIGVEWRSPEVFEGHLRLLRRDEAASPAQADQDPAAVVFGLGYGPVHESLPFAAAVLAAVRERGPVAAVPVAAVSRRDPADIAERIRHLGELHQAGLVTDEEFSAKKAELLAEL, via the coding sequence ATGAGCCGCATGGGTGACGTACTGGCCGGATTTCATGCCACCTGGGAGTTCGAGTCCGACTCCGTGCTCATCCGTTACGAACGGGGGATACGGACACCGAAGCTGCTGCAGGTACTGGGGGAACGCCGAATCCCCCTGCGGGCGCTCGCGGACGTCACGCTGACGCCCGGCAGGCGCGGCACCGTGGTGCTGCGCGCCGAGCCGCGCCCCGGCGCCGACCCGCTGATGGAGGCGGCGGCGGGACAGCTCAAGGAGGCGTGCGACCCCTACCGGCTGGTGCTGCCGGCCGAGCGGGAGACGCTCGCCGAGTACTACGCCGACGAGCTGCGGGCGCGGCTCACCGAGGAGGGCCCGGCCGAGCGTCACCTGGTGGCCGCCCCGGAGCCGCCGCGGCAGTTCAAGGCGTACGACGGGAAGGCGTCCTTCGACGGCGCCTCGGTGTTCTTCCGCTGGTTCTGGACGGGTGCCTCGTCGGCGAAGTGGAAGGCCGGTGACCAGACCTTCGCGGTCACCGACCTGATCGGGGTGGAGTGGCGGTCCCCGGAGGTGTTCGAGGGGCATCTGCGGCTGCTGCGGCGTGACGAGGCCGCCTCGCCCGCGCAGGCCGACCAGGATCCGGCGGCCGTGGTGTTCGGGCTCGGCTACGGGCCGGTGCACGAGTCGCTGCCGTTCGCCGCCGCCGTGCTGGCGGCGGTCCGGGAGCGCGGCCCGGTGGCCGCGGTCCCGGTGGCGGCGGTCTCCCGCCGTGACCCCGCCGACATCGCCGAGCGCATCCGTCACCTCGGTGAGCTGCACCAGGCGGGGCTGGTGACGGACGAGGAGTTCTCCGCCAAGAAGGCCGAGCTGCTGGCCGAGCTGTGA
- a CDS encoding aldo/keto reductase, which translates to MTDGTITKVELGTDGPEVGVQGLGCMGMSFAYGPADAGTSRATLERALDLGVTLYDTADAYGAGENERFLAPFFRAHRDEVVIATKFALSIPPEDPTRRIIRNDPPYIRQAVEASLERLGVEVIDLYYMHRRDVNVPIEETVATMAELVREGKVKHLGLSEVTADELRAAHAVHPIAAVQSEWSLFSRDIEAKVVPAARELGVALVPYSPLGRGFLTGSFVHADKELTAGDFRRQQPRFTGGNAAANAALLEPVRTVAEAHGATLGQIALAWAQQRAAVHGLPVVPIPGTRKPERVAENAAATRIVLTEDQLALLEPIAGQVAGDRYADMAFTSAGRE; encoded by the coding sequence ATGACGGACGGCACGATCACCAAGGTGGAGCTGGGCACGGACGGTCCCGAGGTGGGCGTCCAGGGCCTGGGCTGCATGGGCATGAGCTTCGCCTACGGACCGGCGGACGCCGGCACCTCCCGGGCGACCCTGGAGCGGGCGCTCGACCTCGGCGTCACCCTGTACGACACGGCGGACGCCTACGGGGCGGGGGAGAACGAGCGGTTCCTGGCCCCGTTCTTCCGGGCGCACCGCGACGAGGTCGTCATCGCCACCAAGTTCGCCCTGTCGATCCCGCCGGAGGACCCGACCCGGCGGATCATCCGCAACGACCCGCCGTACATCCGCCAGGCCGTCGAGGCCAGCCTCGAGCGCCTCGGCGTCGAGGTGATCGACCTCTACTACATGCACCGGCGGGACGTGAACGTCCCGATCGAGGAGACCGTCGCCACCATGGCGGAGCTGGTGCGCGAGGGCAAGGTCAAGCACCTGGGGCTCAGCGAGGTCACCGCCGACGAGCTGCGGGCCGCGCACGCCGTGCACCCGATCGCCGCCGTGCAGTCGGAGTGGTCGCTGTTCAGCCGGGACATCGAGGCGAAGGTGGTGCCGGCCGCCCGCGAACTGGGCGTGGCCCTCGTGCCGTACTCGCCCCTCGGCCGGGGCTTTCTGACCGGGTCCTTCGTCCACGCCGACAAGGAGCTGACGGCCGGCGACTTCCGCCGCCAGCAGCCCCGCTTCACCGGTGGCAACGCCGCCGCCAACGCGGCGCTGCTGGAGCCGGTGCGCACCGTGGCCGAGGCCCACGGCGCCACCCTCGGGCAGATAGCGCTGGCCTGGGCGCAGCAGCGGGCGGCGGTGCACGGCCTGCCGGTGGTGCCGATCCCGGGCACCCGCAAGCCGGAGCGGGTGGCGGAGAACGCGGCGGCCACGCGCATCGTCCTGACGGAGGATCAGCTCGCGCTGTTGGAGCCGATCGCCGGCCAGGTGGCCGGGGACCGGTACGCGGACATGGCCTTCACCTCGGCGGGGCGGGAGTGA
- a CDS encoding MerR family transcriptional regulator, with the protein MTVTETTTTRAGGCAGPPQGSRRPDGQDRYTISEVAALTGLTAHTLRWYERIGLMPHIDRSHTGQRRYRNRDLDWLDLVGKLRLTGMPVADMVRYAELVREGDHTYAERFALLKATREDVLARITELQGTLAVLDRKINFYADAGRALASERSR; encoded by the coding sequence ATGACGGTGACGGAGACCACGACCACCCGGGCCGGCGGCTGCGCCGGGCCGCCCCAGGGGAGCCGGCGTCCGGACGGGCAGGACAGGTACACGATCAGTGAGGTCGCCGCCCTCACCGGCCTGACGGCGCACACCCTGCGCTGGTACGAGCGGATCGGCCTGATGCCGCACATCGACCGGTCGCACACCGGTCAGCGCCGCTACCGCAACCGCGACCTCGACTGGCTCGACCTCGTCGGCAAGCTGCGGCTGACCGGGATGCCGGTCGCGGACATGGTGCGGTACGCGGAACTGGTGCGCGAGGGCGACCACACCTACGCCGAGCGCTTCGCGCTGCTGAAGGCGACCAGGGAGGACGTGCTGGCCAGGATCACCGAACTCCAGGGCACACTCGCCGTGCTCGACCGGAAGATCAATTTCTATGCGGACGCCGGGCGGGCCCTGGCGTCGGAGAGGTCCCGATGA
- a CDS encoding GNAT family N-acetyltransferase, with protein MSLVRRAVPGDAGEVLRLRQVMIDSMGAAPGSTEWQADSLPVLRGKLADPDGDFAAFVVDHPRRPGALAALVAGTLEYRIGRAGNPRGLIGYVFSVATDPGARRRGYARACMAELLEWFRERGAGHVMLTASADAEPLYRSLGFTRDSDPSMRLYL; from the coding sequence ATGAGTCTCGTACGCCGTGCCGTGCCCGGGGACGCCGGGGAAGTCCTGCGTCTGCGCCAGGTGATGATCGACTCCATGGGGGCCGCGCCCGGGTCCACCGAGTGGCAGGCGGATTCCCTGCCGGTCCTGCGGGGGAAACTGGCCGACCCGGACGGGGACTTCGCCGCGTTCGTCGTGGACCATCCGCGGCGGCCCGGGGCGCTGGCGGCGCTCGTGGCCGGGACGCTGGAGTACCGGATCGGCCGGGCGGGCAACCCGCGCGGGCTGATCGGGTACGTCTTCAGCGTCGCGACCGACCCCGGGGCGCGGCGGCGCGGCTACGCCCGGGCCTGCATGGCGGAGCTTTTGGAGTGGTTCCGCGAGCGGGGCGCCGGGCACGTGATGCTGACCGCCTCCGCCGACGCCGAGCCGCTGTACCGGTCGCTGGGTTTCACCCGGGACTCCGACCCCTCGATGCGGCTGTACCTGTGA
- a CDS encoding serine hydrolase domain-containing protein: protein MSLKSLALIENWPVPAAAAGAVRADGTVLGVHGPAGRRFPLASVTKPLAAYAALVAYEEGAIELDEPAGPPGATVRHLLAHTSGLAFDEHKVTAPPGERRLYSNAGFEQLGDHIAKATEIPFAEYLRQAVLEPLGMTSTTLEGSPAKDGVSTVEDLLRFAAEVQAPRLLDPRTVADAMTVQYPGTKGVLPGYGHQNPNDWGLGFEIRDGKSPHWTGASSSPRTFGHFGQSGTFLWIDPGAGAACAALTDRAFGPWATEAWPAFTDAVLAELRGLSQGIS, encoded by the coding sequence ATGTCCTTGAAGAGCCTCGCGTTGATCGAGAACTGGCCGGTTCCCGCCGCCGCGGCGGGTGCCGTACGGGCGGACGGCACGGTCCTGGGGGTGCACGGCCCGGCCGGACGGCGGTTCCCGCTGGCCTCGGTCACCAAGCCGCTCGCCGCGTACGCGGCCCTGGTCGCCTACGAGGAGGGCGCGATCGAGCTGGACGAGCCCGCCGGGCCGCCCGGCGCCACGGTCCGGCACCTGCTCGCCCACACCTCCGGTCTCGCCTTCGACGAGCACAAGGTCACCGCCCCGCCCGGGGAGCGGCGGCTGTACTCCAACGCCGGTTTCGAGCAGCTCGGCGACCACATCGCGAAGGCGACGGAGATCCCGTTCGCCGAGTACCTGCGGCAGGCGGTGCTGGAGCCGCTGGGCATGACCTCCACCACACTGGAGGGCTCCCCCGCCAAGGACGGGGTCTCCACGGTGGAGGACCTGCTGCGGTTCGCGGCCGAGGTGCAGGCGCCGCGCCTGCTGGATCCGCGCACGGTCGCCGACGCGATGACGGTGCAGTACCCGGGCACCAAGGGCGTACTGCCCGGCTACGGCCACCAGAACCCCAACGACTGGGGCCTCGGCTTCGAGATCCGCGACGGCAAGTCCCCGCACTGGACGGGTGCGTCGTCCTCACCCCGCACGTTCGGGCATTTCGGGCAGTCCGGTACGTTCCTGTGGATCGACCCCGGCGCCGGGGCGGCCTGTGCGGCCCTCACCGACCGGGCCTTCGGCCCCTGGGCGACCGAGGCGTGGCCGGCGTTCACCGACGCGGTCCTCGCCGAACTCCGGGGCCTCTCTCAGGGGATCTCCTAG
- a CDS encoding pirin family protein → MDVRRADERYPGGEREAGIETRHAFSFGPHYDPANVRFGALIACNEERLAPGAGFDEHPHRHTEIVTWVVEGELTHRDSTGRETAVRPGDVQRLSAAGGVRHVERNDGAAPLTFVQMWLAPREPGGEPSYEVVRGIADATPYAVPAAGAVLHVRRPAEGERWAVPDGAYVYVHVVRGTVRLDGTELGAGDAARVTDARGVDAVAVTRAEVLVWEMS, encoded by the coding sequence ATGGACGTACGCCGCGCCGACGAGCGCTACCCGGGAGGCGAGCGGGAAGCCGGCATCGAGACCCGGCACGCCTTCTCCTTCGGCCCCCACTACGACCCCGCCAACGTGCGCTTCGGCGCCCTGATCGCCTGCAACGAGGAGCGCCTGGCGCCCGGCGCCGGCTTCGACGAGCACCCGCACCGCCACACCGAGATCGTCACGTGGGTGGTCGAGGGGGAGCTGACCCACCGGGACAGCACCGGGCGCGAGACGGCCGTGCGCCCCGGGGACGTGCAGCGGCTCAGCGCGGCCGGCGGTGTGCGGCACGTCGAACGCAACGACGGCGCCGCTCCCCTGACGTTCGTGCAGATGTGGCTGGCCCCCCGGGAGCCGGGCGGCGAGCCGTCCTACGAGGTCGTCCGCGGCATCGCCGACGCCACCCCGTACGCCGTCCCCGCGGCCGGGGCGGTCCTGCACGTGCGCCGGCCGGCCGAGGGGGAGCGGTGGGCGGTGCCGGACGGGGCGTACGTGTACGTGCACGTGGTGCGCGGCACGGTCCGGCTGGACGGCACGGAGCTGGGCGCGGGCGACGCGGCCCGCGTCACGGACGCCCGGGGCGTGGACGCGGTGGCGGTGACGCGGGCCGAAGTGCTGGTGTGGGAGATGTCCTAG
- the fasR gene encoding fatty acid biosynthesis transcriptional regulator FasR encodes MPEPETSRTEHASHPAHPHAATLKRLERSSGSLAAQAIARMDETLPWYRAMPPENRSWIGLVAQAGIAAFTEWFRHPEAPQAISTDVFGTAPRELTRAITLRQTVEMVRTTIEVMESAIDEVAAPGDESVLREALLVYAREIAFATAQVYAQAAEARGAWDARLESLVVNAVLSGEADEGAVSRAAALGWNSPEHVCVVLGTAPDGDSELTVEAIRRAARHAKLQVLTGVLGDRLVVVAGGSDNPLAVAKSLIGPFAQGPVVAGPVVPDLQAATRSAQAAAAGLKACSAWQDAPRPVLADDLLPERAIAGDPSAREQLVEEIYRPLEEAGAALLETLSVYLEQASSLEGAARMLFVHPNTVRYRLRRVTDVTGWSPSDVRSAFTLRIALILGRLADGDAQT; translated from the coding sequence GTGCCCGAACCCGAAACCAGCAGGACCGAACACGCCTCGCACCCCGCCCATCCGCACGCCGCCACCCTGAAGCGGCTGGAGCGGTCCTCCGGATCCCTCGCCGCGCAGGCCATCGCGCGGATGGACGAGACGCTGCCCTGGTACCGGGCCATGCCTCCGGAGAACCGTTCCTGGATCGGGCTGGTCGCCCAGGCGGGCATCGCCGCCTTCACCGAGTGGTTCCGGCACCCCGAGGCCCCGCAGGCCATCTCCACCGACGTCTTCGGGACCGCGCCGCGGGAGCTGACCCGGGCCATCACGCTGCGGCAGACCGTGGAGATGGTGCGGACCACGATCGAGGTCATGGAATCCGCGATCGACGAGGTCGCCGCGCCGGGAGACGAGTCGGTGCTGCGCGAGGCGCTGCTCGTGTACGCCCGCGAGATCGCCTTCGCCACCGCGCAGGTGTACGCCCAGGCCGCCGAGGCACGCGGTGCCTGGGACGCGCGACTGGAGTCCCTGGTGGTGAACGCGGTGCTGAGCGGGGAGGCCGACGAGGGCGCGGTCTCCCGGGCCGCCGCGCTGGGCTGGAACTCCCCGGAGCATGTGTGCGTGGTGCTGGGCACGGCACCCGACGGCGACTCGGAGCTGACCGTGGAGGCGATCCGGCGGGCCGCCCGGCACGCCAAGCTCCAGGTGCTGACGGGGGTGCTCGGGGACCGGCTGGTGGTCGTGGCGGGCGGCAGCGACAACCCGCTGGCGGTCGCCAAGTCGCTGATCGGGCCGTTCGCGCAGGGGCCGGTCGTCGCCGGTCCCGTCGTGCCGGACCTGCAGGCCGCGACCCGGTCCGCGCAGGCCGCGGCGGCCGGGCTCAAGGCGTGCTCGGCCTGGCAGGACGCGCCGCGCCCGGTGCTGGCGGACGATCTGCTGCCGGAGCGCGCCATCGCCGGAGACCCGTCGGCGCGCGAGCAACTGGTGGAGGAGATCTACAGACCGCTGGAGGAGGCCGGGGCCGCGCTGCTGGAGACGCTCAGTGTCTATCTGGAGCAGGCGAGCAGTCTGGAGGGGGCCGCGCGGATGCTCTTCGTTCACCCCAACACCGTGCGCTACCGGCTCCGACGTGTGACTGACGTCACCGGCTGGTCACCCTCCGATGTACGCTCGGCGTTCACGCTGCGGATCGCGCTGATCCTGGGGCGCCTGGCCGATGGGGATGCGCAAACCTAG
- a CDS encoding ACP S-malonyltransferase yields MLVLVAPGQGAQTPGFLTEWLELPGAADRVAAWSDAIGLDLAHYGTKADAEEIRDTAVAQPLLVAAGLLSATALGDITGFAPGAVAGHSVGEITAAAFAGVLDDTTALRLVRTRGLAMAEAAAVIETGMSALLGGDPEVSVAHLEKLGLTPANVNGAGQIVAAGTMEQLAALSEDKPEGVRKVVPLKVAGAFHTHHMAPAVETLSKAAAELTPADPALPYVSNKDGRTVATGAEVLDRLVGQVANPVRWDLCMETFKELGVTALIEVCPGGTLTGLAKRALPGVKTLALKSPADLDAARELVAAASDPAAAAADA; encoded by the coding sequence GTGCTCGTACTCGTCGCTCCCGGCCAGGGCGCCCAGACGCCCGGCTTCCTGACTGAATGGCTCGAACTGCCCGGCGCCGCCGACCGCGTCGCCGCCTGGTCGGACGCCATCGGACTCGACCTCGCCCACTACGGCACGAAGGCCGACGCGGAGGAGATCCGCGACACCGCCGTCGCCCAGCCGCTGCTGGTCGCCGCCGGACTCCTCTCGGCCACGGCACTCGGTGACATCACCGGGTTCGCGCCGGGCGCCGTCGCGGGCCACAGCGTCGGCGAGATCACGGCCGCCGCCTTCGCGGGCGTCCTCGACGACACCACCGCCCTGCGTCTGGTGCGCACCCGGGGCCTGGCGATGGCCGAGGCCGCCGCGGTCATCGAGACCGGCATGTCGGCCCTGCTCGGCGGCGACCCCGAGGTGAGCGTCGCCCACCTGGAGAAGCTCGGCCTGACCCCGGCCAACGTCAACGGCGCCGGCCAGATCGTCGCGGCCGGCACGATGGAGCAGCTCGCCGCGCTGAGCGAGGACAAGCCCGAGGGCGTCCGCAAGGTCGTCCCGCTGAAGGTCGCCGGCGCCTTCCACACGCACCACATGGCCCCCGCCGTGGAGACGCTCTCCAAGGCCGCCGCGGAGCTCACGCCCGCGGACCCGGCGCTCCCCTACGTCTCCAACAAGGACGGCCGGACCGTCGCCACCGGCGCCGAGGTGCTCGACCGCCTGGTCGGCCAGGTCGCCAACCCGGTCCGCTGGGACCTGTGCATGGAGACCTTCAAGGAGCTCGGCGTCACCGCCCTGATCGAGGTGTGCCCCGGCGGCACGCTCACCGGGCTGGCCAAGCGGGCGCTGCCCGGCGTGAAGACGCTGGCCCTGAAGTCCCCCGCCGACCTCGACGCGGCCCGCGAGCTCGTCGCCGCCGCGTCCGATCCTGCCGCTGCCGCGGCGGACGCCTGA
- a CDS encoding ketoacyl-ACP synthase III, with the protein MAKIKPSKGAPYARIIGVGGYRPTRVVPNEVILEKIDSSDEWIRSRSGIETRHWASPEETVAAMSIEASGKALADAGIDATQIGAVVVSTVSHFSQTPAIATEIADKLGTDKAAAFDISAGCAGFGYGLTLAKGMIVEGSAEYVLVIGVERLSDLTDLEDRATAFLFGDGAGAVVVGPSQEPAIGPTVWGSEGDKAETIKQTVPWDRFRIGDVSELPLDAEGNVKFPAITQEGQAVFRWAVFEMAKVAQQALDAAGISPDDLDVFIPHQANVRIIDSMVKTLKLPEHVTVARDIRTTGNTSAASIPLAMERLLATGEAKSGDTALVIGFGAGLVYAATVVTLP; encoded by the coding sequence TTGGCGAAGATCAAGCCCAGCAAGGGCGCCCCGTACGCGCGCATCATCGGCGTCGGCGGCTACCGCCCGACCCGGGTGGTGCCGAACGAGGTGATCCTGGAGAAGATCGACTCCTCCGACGAGTGGATCCGCTCCCGCTCCGGCATCGAGACGCGCCACTGGGCGTCGCCGGAGGAGACCGTCGCGGCGATGTCCATCGAGGCATCGGGCAAGGCCCTGGCGGACGCCGGGATCGACGCCACGCAGATCGGCGCCGTGGTCGTCTCCACCGTGTCGCACTTCAGCCAGACCCCGGCCATCGCCACGGAGATCGCCGACAAGCTGGGCACCGACAAGGCCGCCGCCTTCGACATCTCGGCGGGCTGCGCCGGCTTCGGCTACGGCCTCACCCTGGCCAAGGGCATGATCGTCGAGGGCTCGGCGGAGTACGTCCTCGTCATCGGCGTGGAGCGGCTCTCCGACCTCACCGACCTGGAGGACCGGGCGACGGCCTTCCTCTTCGGCGACGGCGCCGGCGCGGTCGTGGTCGGCCCCTCGCAGGAGCCGGCCATCGGCCCGACCGTCTGGGGCTCGGAGGGCGACAAAGCCGAAACGATCAAGCAGACGGTGCCGTGGGACCGGTTCAGGATCGGCGACGTCTCCGAGCTGCCCCTCGACGCCGAGGGCAACGTGAAGTTTCCTGCGATCACGCAGGAGGGCCAGGCGGTCTTCCGCTGGGCCGTGTTCGAGATGGCGAAGGTCGCCCAGCAGGCGCTGGACGCGGCCGGAATCAGCCCGGACGACCTGGACGTCTTCATCCCGCACCAGGCCAATGTGCGGATCATCGACTCGATGGTGAAGACACTCAAGCTGCCGGAGCACGTCACGGTCGCCCGTGACATCCGCACCACCGGCAACACCTCGGCCGCCTCGATCCCGCTCGCGATGGAGCGGCTCCTGGCGACCGGCGAGGCGAAGAGCGGCGACACCGCGCTCGTCATCGGCTTCGGGGCGGGTCTCGTCTACGCCGCGACGGTCGTTACCCTCCCCTAG
- a CDS encoding acyl carrier protein, translating to MAATQEEIVAGLAEIVNEIAGIPVEDVQLDKSFTDDLDVDSLSMVEVVVAAEERFDVKIPDEDVKNLKTVGDATDYILKHQA from the coding sequence ATGGCCGCCACTCAGGAAGAGATCGTCGCCGGTCTCGCGGAGATCGTGAACGAGATCGCCGGCATCCCGGTTGAGGACGTCCAGCTGGACAAGTCCTTCACCGACGACCTGGACGTCGACTCGCTGTCCATGGTCGAGGTCGTCGTCGCCGCCGAAGAGCGCTTCGACGTCAAGATCCCGGACGAGGACGTCAAGAACCTCAAGACGGTCGGCGACGCGACCGACTACATCCTCAAGCACCAGGCCTGA